From the genome of Hypanus sabinus isolate sHypSab1 unplaced genomic scaffold, sHypSab1.hap1 scaffold_316, whole genome shotgun sequence, one region includes:
- the LOC132388397 gene encoding N-acetyllactosaminide beta-1,3-N-acetylglucosaminyltransferase 3-like has protein sequence MRRHRRFHEKVVLGVLIILGLFFMFWDNVRRRETGDVAETVHRKDLPKVVTADATRSVLKPKCHANTTLLHLSSFHQENEHIKNFLLYKLCREFDMIENVPDKCGGREGSHNVFLLLVIKSDPFNQDRREVVRKTWGKEREFNGVLIKRVFISGVSPDQKESRKLNQLLAMENREHRDVLQWDFLDTFFNLTLKQYKLLQWVSEYCPSAKFIFNGDDDVFANTDNMVDYLLGMKVLQHLFVGHLIYGVGPIREKWSKYYVPEIVTTIKSYPPYAGGGGILMSVHTAHIIYHIAQDLELFPIDDVFLGMCLAKAGLAPRSHSGFRIAGISVPSPQDESFNPCYYRELLLVHRFRPFELLLMWDAVHDANLKCARAPQKSASTERTT, from the coding sequence ATGAGAAGACATCGGCGATTCCATGAGAAAGTAGTGCTGGGTGTTCTGATTATTCTGGGATTGTTCTTCATGTTCTGGGATAATGTCCGACGTCGAGAGACTGGTGATGTTGCAGAAACTGTTCATCGCAAAGATCTGCCCAAGGTTGTTACAGCTGATGCAACTAGATCAGTGCTCAAGCCAAAGTGCCACGCGAACACGACATTGCTGCACCTGTCCTCATTTCATCAAGAGAACGAGCACATTAAAAACTTCTTGTTGTATAAACTCTGTCGAGAATTTGACATGATTGAAAATGTCCCAGATAAATGTGGTGGTCGAGAAGGATCTCACAATGTCTTCCTGCTCCTGGTGATCAAATCTGACCCTTTCAACCAGGATCGGCGGGAAGTGGTCAGGAAGACCTGGGGCAAAGAACGCGAATTCAATGGGGTCCTAATTAAGAGAGTATTTATCTCTGGTGTCTCTCCTGACCAAAAAGAAAGCAGGAAATTGAATCAGCTGTTAGCCATggaaaacagagaacacagagatgTTCTACAATGGGATTTCTTGGATACCTTTTTCAACCTCACCCTCAAACAATACAAGTTGCTGCAGTGGGTCAGTGAATATTGCCCCAGTGCTAAGTTCATCTTCAATGGAGATGATGATGTCTTTGCCAATACCGATAACATGGTTGATTATTTGCTAGGCATGAAGGTTCTCCAACACCTGTTTGTGGGCCATCTCATTTATGGGGTTGGGCCTATTCGCGAGAAGTGGAGCAAGTATTATGTGCCAGAAATAGTGACCACCATCAAGTCGTACCCACCATACGCTGGTGGAGGGGGGATACTTATGTCTGTGCATACAGCTCATATCATTTACCACATAGCCCAAGACCTTGAACTATTCCCCATTGATGACGTATTTTTGGGGATGTGTCTGGCCAAGGCTGGACTAGCCCCACGCTCCCATAGCGGATTCAGGATAGCTGGAATCAGTGTTCCTTCACCCCAAGATGAATCTTTCAATCCTTGCTATTACCGTGAGTTGCTGCTAGTGCACCGTTTTCGGCCTTTCGAACTGCTACTGATGTGGGATGCGGTGCATGATGCCAATCTGAAGTGTGCTCGTGCTCCCCAGAAGTCTGCATCCACGGAAAGGACCACATGA